The following proteins are encoded in a genomic region of Vicugna pacos chromosome 16, VicPac4, whole genome shotgun sequence:
- the HES7 gene encoding transcription factor HES-7 isoform X2 — protein sequence MVTRDRAENRDGPKMLKPLVEKRRRDRINRSLEELRLLLLERTRDQNLRNPKLEKAEILEFAVGYLRERSRVEPPGVPRSPAQDAEALASCYLSGFRECLLRLAAFAHDASPAARAQLFSALHGYLRPKLPRPEPVDPRPQAPRPPLDPAAPAPGPALHQRPPVHQGPPSPRCAWSPSPCSPRAGDSGAPAPLTGLLPPSHRQDGAPKAPPLPPPAFWRPWP from the exons ATGGTCACCCGGGATCGAGCAGAGAATAGGGATGGCCCCAAG ATGCTGAAGCCGCTTGTGGAGAAGCGGCGCCGGGACCGCATCAACCGCAGCCTGGAAGAGctgaggctgctgctgctggagcGGACCCGGGACCAG AACCTCCGGAACCCGAAGCTGGAGAAAGCAGAGATACTGGAGTTCGCCGTGGGCTACTTGAGGGAGCGAAGCCGGGTGGAGCCCCCGG GGGTTCCCCGGTCCCCAGCCCAGGACGCCGAGGCGCTCGCCAGCTGCTACCTGTCCGGCTTCCGCGAGTGCCTGCTTCGCCTGGCGGCCTTCGCGCACGACGCCAGCCCAGCCGCCCGCGCCCAGCTCTTCTCCGCGCTGCACGGCTACCTGCGCCCCAAGCTGCCCCGGCCGGAACCGGTAGATCCGAGGCCCCAGGCGCCGCGCCCACCGCTGGACCCCGCCGCCCCGGCGCCTGGCCCCGCGCTGCACCAGCGCCCCCCAGTGCACCAGGGCCCCCCTAGCCCGCGCTGCGCATGGTCCCCGTCCCCCTGCTCCCCCCGCGCCGGGGATTCCGGCGCACCGGCCCCTCTCACTGGACTACTGCCGCCGTCTCACAGACAAGACGGGGCGCCCAAAGCCCCGCCGCTCCCGCCGCCCGCTTTCTGGAGACCTTGGCCCTGA
- the ALOXE3 gene encoding hydroperoxide isomerase ALOXE3 isoform X4 has product MAVYCVRVTTGSYLMAGTLDNIFVTLVGTCGESPKQRLDRLGRDFAPGSVQKYKVRCSAELGELLLLRLHKERYAFLSTDSWYCSRIRVTAPDGTLSQFPCYQWIEGYCTIELRPGTARTICQDSLPLLLDHRKRELQARQECYRWKVYAPGFPGIIDVRSFEEMESDKKFALTKTTPCADQGNSSGNRYLPGFPMKIDIPSLLYMEPNIRYSATKTTSLLFNAIPASLGMKLRGLLDRKGSWKRLGDIRNILRCHKTITSEYVTEHWREDHFFGYQYLNGVNPVMLHCLSSLPSKLPVTHDMVAPVLGPGTCLQTELEKGNIFLADYWILAEVPVHCLNGRTQYVAAPLCLLWLNPQGALVPLAIQLSQTPGPNSPIFLPTDSDWDWLLAKTWVRNSEFLVHENNTHFLCTHLLCEAFAMATLRQLPLCHPIYKLLLPHTRYTLQVNTIARATLLNPEGLVDKVTSIGRQGLLYLMSTGLAHFTYTNFCLPDSLRARGVLAIPNYHYRDDGLKIWAAIESFVSEIVGYYYPGDTSVQQDSELQAWVGEIFAQAFLGRESSGKSPEPR; this is encoded by the exons ATGGCCGTGTACTGTGTACGTGTGACCACTGGTTCCTACCTGATGGCTGGCACACTGGACAACATTTTTGTCACACTGGTGGGCACATGTGGTGAGAGCCCCAAGCAGCGGCTGGATCGCCTGGGCAGGGACTTCGCCCCTGGATCG GTGCAGAAGTACAAGGTGCGCTGCTCAGCAGAGCTGGGTGAGCTCTTACTGCTCCGTCTACACAAGGAACGCTACGCTTTCCTTTCCACGGATTCCTGGTACTGCAGCCGCATCCGTGTCACTGCCCCGGATGGTACCCTTTCCCAATTTCCCTGCTATCAATGGATTGAGGGTTACTGTACCATAGAACTTCGACCAGGAACAG CAAGAACTATTTGTCAGGactccctccctcttcttctggaccacAGGAAACGTGAACTCCAGGCCCGACAGGAGTGCTATCG CTGGAAAGTCTATGCCCCTGGCTTCCCGGGCATCATAGACGTCCGCAGCTTTGAGGAGATGGAATCAGATAAGAAATTTGCCTTGACCAAGACGACACCTTGTGCAGACCAGGGCAACAG CAGTGGGAATCGGTACCTGCCTGGCTTCCCCATGAAAATTGACATCCCGTCCCTGCTGTACATGGAACCCAATATTCGCTACTCGGCCACCAAGACGACGTCGCTGCTCTTCAATGCCATCCCTGC GTCCTTGGGCATGAAGCTTCGAGGGCTGCTGGACCGCAAGGGCTCCTGGAAGAGGCTGGGTGATATCCGGAATATCTTGCGGTGCCACAAGACCATCACTTCAG AGTATGTCACAGAGCACTGGCGTGAAGACCACTTTTTTGGGTACCAATACCTGAATGGTGTCAATCCTGTCATGCTCCATTGCCTCTCCAGCTTGCCCAGCAAGCTGCCTGTCACCCATGACATGGTGGCCCCTGTGCTGGGACCAGGGACCTGCTTGCAGACAGAGCTAGAG AAGGGGAACATCTTCCTAGCAGACTACTGGATCCTGGCCGAGGTCCCGGTCCACTGCCTAAATGGTCGCACACAGTATGTGGCCGCCCCGCTCTGCCTGTTGTGGCTCAACCCCCAAGGGGCGCTGGTGCCCTTGGCCATCCAG CTCAGCCAGACCCCCGGGCCCAATAGCCCCATCTTTCTGCCCACTGACTCTGACTGGGACTGGCTGCTGGCCAAGACGTGGGTGCGCAACTCTGAGTTCCTGGTGCACGAGAACAACACGCACTTTTTGTGCACGCATTTGCTGTGTGAGGCCTTCGCCATGGCTACACTGCGTCAGCTGCCACTCTGTCATCCTATCTACAAG CTCCTGCTTCCCCACACTCGCTACACGCTGCAAGTGAACACCATTGCACGGGCCACGCTGCTCAACCCTGAGGGCCTTGTGGACAAA GTAACATCCATCGGGAGGCAAGGCCTCCTCTACCTCATGAGCACCGGTCTGGCCCACTTCACCTACACCAATTTCTGCCTTCCGGACAGCCTGCGGGCCCGTGGAGTCCTGGCCATCCCCAACTACCATTACCGGGATGATGGGCTGAAGATCTGGGCGGCCATTGAGAG CTTTGTCTCAGAAATTGTGGGCTACTATTACCCCGGTGACACGTCTGTGCAACAGGATTCGGAGCTGCAGGCCTGGGTTGGCGAGATCTTTGCTCAGGCGTTTCTGGGCCGGGAAAGCTCAG ggaAGTCTCCTGAACCACGCTAG